One region of Thiomonas intermedia genomic DNA includes:
- the malQ gene encoding 4-alpha-glucanotransferase has product MSSNPNASRFTRASGVLLHLTSLPGPHGSGDLGSAAYHFVDWLQSAGQSLWQFLPLGDIGLGHSPYMSRSAFAGNVLLIDLAELHQRGWLDADDLTPAAGLADDRVAFDRVIAFRMERLRRAAARFAAQSTPQERAELAAFRAEHAAWLDDYALFMALSEQFGDRLWSTWDAPLAQRKTAALKQARTEHAPRIDFWVFAQWSFFRQWAALRAYANGKGVSLVGDMPIFISLNSADVWARPDLFQLDDAGKPTVVAGVPPDYFSATGQRWGNPHYRWSAHAAEGYAWWIARLRATFELVDRVRIDHFRGFESCWEIPADQPTAVGGRWVAAPGEALFEAVSRALGPLPIIAEDLGVITPEVTALRQRFGFPGMRILHFAWGQDDGGLNAYLPHNYTHDTVVYPGTHDNDTSEGWWAQAPERVRHHLREYLACDGGDIAWTLMRTASASVADIALYAMQDVLRLDGAHRMNTPGTAEGNWGWRFTWAQVQPAHAAALKRFGQLYNRLPT; this is encoded by the coding sequence CTTCGTCGACTGGCTGCAGAGCGCGGGACAATCGCTCTGGCAGTTCCTGCCGCTGGGCGACATCGGCCTGGGCCACTCGCCCTATATGAGCCGTTCGGCCTTCGCCGGCAATGTGCTGCTGATCGACCTGGCCGAATTGCACCAGCGCGGCTGGCTCGATGCCGACGATCTCACCCCCGCGGCAGGTCTGGCGGATGACCGCGTGGCCTTCGACCGGGTCATTGCCTTCCGCATGGAACGGCTGCGCCGCGCCGCCGCGCGCTTCGCGGCGCAGTCCACGCCGCAGGAGCGCGCCGAACTGGCCGCCTTTCGCGCCGAACACGCCGCGTGGCTCGACGACTACGCCCTCTTCATGGCCCTGTCCGAGCAGTTCGGTGATCGGCTGTGGAGCACCTGGGATGCCCCACTCGCGCAACGCAAGACTGCGGCACTGAAGCAGGCCCGAACCGAGCACGCCCCGCGTATCGACTTCTGGGTGTTCGCGCAGTGGAGCTTCTTCCGGCAATGGGCGGCGCTGCGGGCCTACGCGAACGGCAAGGGCGTCAGCCTGGTGGGCGACATGCCCATTTTCATCTCCCTCAACAGCGCCGACGTGTGGGCGCGGCCCGATCTGTTCCAGCTCGACGACGCGGGCAAGCCCACCGTCGTGGCCGGCGTGCCGCCCGACTATTTCTCCGCCACCGGACAGCGCTGGGGCAACCCGCACTATCGCTGGAGCGCGCACGCCGCCGAGGGCTACGCCTGGTGGATCGCACGGCTGCGCGCCACCTTCGAGCTGGTCGACCGGGTCCGCATCGACCACTTCCGTGGTTTCGAGAGCTGCTGGGAAATACCCGCCGACCAGCCCACGGCCGTCGGCGGCCGCTGGGTTGCGGCGCCGGGCGAGGCGCTGTTCGAGGCCGTGTCCCGTGCTCTGGGGCCACTGCCCATCATCGCCGAAGACCTCGGCGTCATCACTCCCGAAGTCACCGCGCTGCGCCAGCGATTCGGCTTTCCCGGCATGCGCATCCTGCACTTCGCCTGGGGGCAGGACGATGGCGGCCTCAACGCCTACCTGCCGCACAACTACACCCACGACACCGTGGTCTATCCGGGCACGCACGACAACGACACCTCGGAGGGCTGGTGGGCGCAGGCGCCCGAGCGCGTGCGCCACCACCTGCGCGAATACCTGGCCTGCGACGGCGGCGACATCGCCTGGACGCTGATGCGCACGGCCAGCGCCAGCGTGGCCGACATCGCCCTGTACGCCATGCAGGACGTGCTCCGCCTCGATGGCGCCCATCGCATGAATACGCCCGGCACGGCAGAGGGCAACTGGGGCTGGCGTTTCACCTGGGCTCAGGTACAACCGGCCCATGCTGCGGCGCTCAAGCGCTTCGGCCAGCTCTACAACCGTCTACCCACCTGA
- the glgB gene encoding 1,4-alpha-glucan branching protein GlgB, which yields MLTEHDITALDHGRHDDPFGVLGMHLRGAGLWVSAVLHGALGVEVVERTSGKIVATLDRLGETAVFSARMGRRRKAFDYLLRVHWPPLRAGDPDWVVDLEDPYRFPPVLGETDAWLLAEGTHLRPYECLGAHPGDLLGVAGTRFAVWAPNARRVSVIGDFNGWDGRRHPMRLRRECGVWELFLPNVGRGALYKFDILTQHGEMMQKADPLAFRAELRPNTASIVQGLPPLHPVRPAMAQANGFDAPISIYEVHLGSWRKMEGWRWLSYRELAETLVPYARDMGFTHLELLPVSEHPFDASWGYQPISLYAPTARFGTPEDFQFFVDAAHAAGLAVILDWVPAHFPSDPHGLANFDGTHLYEYADPKEGFHHDWNTLIYNFGRTEVRNYLVANALYWLERFNVDGLRVDAVASMLYRDYSRPAGQWVPNQFGGRENLEAIDFLRRMNHTVGVQRPGAITLAEESTAFPGVSRPPSADLRSGGLGFHYKWNMGWMHDTLSFMRRDPVHRQFHHNELTFSMMYAYDENFVLPLSHDEVVHGKGALLAKMPGDRWQQFANLRVYLGYMFSHPGKKLLFMGDELAQGPEWQSDYSVDWDALLHAPNQGVQRLVRDLNLTYRAHAALHQRDHHPHGFAWITYDDASQSVLAFERRAADGGSLVVLCNFTPTPRPDYRIGVPRGGRWEALINTDDPVYGGSGLPLALHEAEPRPSHGRAHALQLSLPPLACVILKPAS from the coding sequence ATGCTGACCGAACACGACATCACCGCGCTGGACCACGGCCGCCACGACGATCCGTTCGGCGTGCTGGGCATGCATCTGCGCGGTGCGGGGCTTTGGGTCAGCGCGGTGCTGCACGGCGCGCTGGGCGTGGAAGTCGTCGAACGCACCAGTGGCAAGATCGTCGCCACACTCGACCGGCTGGGCGAGACCGCCGTGTTCAGCGCCCGCATGGGCCGCCGGCGCAAAGCGTTCGACTACCTGCTGCGCGTGCACTGGCCGCCCTTGCGCGCCGGCGACCCGGACTGGGTGGTCGATCTCGAAGACCCCTACCGCTTCCCGCCGGTGCTGGGCGAGACCGATGCCTGGCTGCTCGCCGAAGGCACGCACCTGCGCCCCTACGAATGTCTGGGCGCTCACCCGGGTGACTTGCTCGGCGTGGCCGGCACGCGCTTTGCCGTGTGGGCGCCCAACGCACGGCGCGTTTCGGTGATCGGCGATTTCAACGGCTGGGACGGCCGCCGCCACCCCATGCGGCTGCGGCGCGAATGCGGGGTCTGGGAGCTGTTCCTGCCCAACGTCGGACGAGGCGCGCTCTACAAATTCGACATCCTCACCCAGCACGGCGAGATGATGCAGAAGGCAGACCCCCTGGCCTTCCGCGCCGAGCTGCGGCCCAACACCGCCAGCATCGTGCAAGGCCTGCCGCCGCTGCACCCAGTGCGCCCCGCCATGGCGCAGGCTAACGGGTTCGATGCGCCCATCAGCATCTACGAGGTGCATCTGGGCTCCTGGCGCAAGATGGAGGGCTGGCGCTGGCTGAGCTACCGCGAGCTGGCCGAGACCCTGGTGCCCTACGCCCGCGACATGGGCTTCACCCATCTGGAGCTGCTGCCCGTCAGCGAACATCCTTTCGACGCCTCATGGGGCTATCAGCCCATCAGCCTCTACGCCCCGACCGCGCGCTTCGGCACACCCGAAGATTTTCAGTTTTTCGTCGACGCGGCGCATGCCGCCGGGCTGGCGGTGATTCTCGACTGGGTGCCGGCGCACTTCCCGTCCGATCCGCACGGGCTGGCCAACTTCGACGGCACGCACCTCTACGAATACGCCGATCCGAAGGAAGGCTTCCACCACGACTGGAACACCCTGATCTACAACTTCGGCCGCACCGAAGTGCGCAACTACCTGGTGGCCAACGCCCTTTACTGGCTGGAGCGCTTCAACGTGGACGGCCTTCGGGTGGACGCCGTGGCCTCCATGCTGTATCGCGACTACAGCCGCCCCGCCGGACAGTGGGTGCCCAACCAGTTCGGCGGGCGCGAAAACCTCGAAGCCATCGATTTCCTGCGGCGCATGAACCACACCGTCGGCGTGCAGCGGCCCGGCGCCATCACCCTGGCCGAAGAGTCCACCGCCTTCCCTGGCGTGAGCCGCCCGCCCAGCGCCGACCTGCGCAGCGGAGGCCTGGGCTTTCACTACAAATGGAATATGGGCTGGATGCACGACACGCTGAGCTTCATGCGCCGCGACCCGGTGCACCGCCAGTTCCACCACAACGAGCTGACCTTCAGCATGATGTATGCCTATGACGAAAACTTCGTGCTGCCGCTTTCGCACGACGAGGTCGTCCACGGCAAGGGCGCGCTGCTGGCCAAGATGCCCGGCGACCGCTGGCAGCAGTTCGCCAATCTGCGCGTCTACCTCGGCTATATGTTCAGCCATCCGGGCAAAAAGCTGCTGTTCATGGGCGACGAATTGGCGCAAGGGCCGGAATGGCAGTCCGACTACAGCGTCGACTGGGACGCGCTGCTCCACGCGCCCAACCAGGGTGTGCAGCGGCTGGTGCGCGACCTCAACCTCACCTACCGCGCCCATGCGGCCCTGCACCAGCGCGACCATCACCCCCACGGTTTCGCCTGGATCACCTACGACGACGCCTCGCAGTCGGTGCTGGCCTTCGAGCGCAGGGCAGCCGACGGCGGCAGCCTGGTCGTGCTGTGCAATTTCACCCCGACGCCGCGCCCCGACTACCGCATCGGCGTGCCGCGGGGCGGGCGCTGGGAAGCCTTGATCAACACCGACGACCCGGTCTACGGCGGCTCCGGGCTGCCGCTGGCGCTGCACGAAGCCGAGCCCCGGCCCTCGCATGGCCGCGCGCATGCGCTGCAGCTCAGCCTGCCGCCGCTGGCCTGCGTCATCCTCAAGCCCGCGTCCTGA
- the glgX gene encoding glycogen debranching protein GlgX — protein sequence MNTPRRAGKPRSTLALARLQAARASSLGAQLQADGVHFALAAPHAQAVELCLFAPDGQTEIARLPLPAPRDGIWQAHLPADAKTAQQLIYGWRVHGPWSPKDGHLFNPAKLLLDPCAREVVGHYDGSDLHLGYDPAHPDRPDPRDNAATALKARVVADLPPLKTPRPVVDPAQRVIYELHVKGFTAQLAEVPPALRGSYAGLAHPASVAHLKSLGVTTVSLLPVAFRADEARLLQMGLSNYWGYTPIAWSAPETRLWSGTPGSTPRSEFRDMVEALHSAGLEVILDVVYNHTAELDPRGPTLSMRGIDNALYYHRDPQAPQQVLDWTGCGNSVNLNEPLVLRVAMDSLRRWVGEFGVDGFRFDLASTLARGPARLAHEFQPDGAFLSAISQDPMLCNCLLVAEPWDLGPGGYRLGGFPPGWLEWNDRFRDTQRGFWLQHQNAPSEFATRLAGSSDVFSPALRGAHSSVNFITAHDGFTLRDLVSYAHRHNHANGEDNRDGHGHNLSTNNGVEGPTQSPDILTARARQSRALLAVLLLALGTPMLLAGDELGHTQRGNNNAYCQDNPTSWIDWAQADLGLRDYVSGVIALRRDLPVLQSLHWWAPTATAAQTGATWYRSDGQPMERADWERDDHGALMVQLGAARQQVLILINAEGQEVPFTLRPGNWILRLSSDNGFVAPLGETHAKPLGPQQMLPPTSLWVVAQEPPASTQSGESPA from the coding sequence ATGAACACGCCGCGCCGCGCAGGCAAACCCCGATCCACCCTCGCGCTGGCGCGCCTGCAAGCCGCGCGCGCCAGCAGCCTGGGCGCGCAGTTGCAGGCCGACGGCGTGCACTTCGCCCTCGCCGCGCCGCATGCGCAGGCGGTCGAACTCTGCCTGTTCGCACCCGACGGTCAGACCGAAATCGCGCGCCTGCCCCTGCCCGCCCCGCGCGACGGCATCTGGCAAGCACACCTGCCCGCCGACGCCAAGACCGCGCAGCAGCTGATCTACGGCTGGCGGGTGCACGGCCCCTGGTCCCCCAAGGACGGCCACTTGTTCAACCCGGCCAAACTGCTGCTCGACCCCTGCGCCCGCGAGGTGGTCGGCCACTACGACGGCAGCGATCTGCACCTCGGCTACGACCCCGCCCACCCCGACCGCCCCGACCCGCGCGACAACGCCGCCACCGCGCTCAAGGCGCGCGTGGTCGCCGATCTGCCGCCGCTCAAGACACCCCGCCCGGTCGTCGACCCGGCGCAGCGCGTCATCTACGAACTGCACGTCAAAGGCTTCACCGCCCAGCTTGCCGAGGTGCCCCCCGCCTTGCGCGGCAGCTACGCGGGTCTGGCGCACCCGGCCAGCGTGGCGCACCTCAAGTCGCTGGGCGTCACCACCGTCAGCCTGCTGCCCGTAGCGTTTCGCGCCGACGAGGCCCGGCTGCTGCAGATGGGCCTGAGCAATTACTGGGGCTACACCCCCATCGCCTGGAGTGCGCCCGAAACGCGGCTGTGGAGCGGCACGCCGGGCAGCACGCCCCGCAGCGAGTTCCGCGACATGGTCGAAGCGCTGCATAGCGCGGGTCTCGAGGTGATTCTCGACGTGGTCTACAACCACACCGCCGAACTCGACCCGCGCGGTCCCACCCTGTCGATGCGCGGCATCGACAACGCGCTCTACTACCACCGCGACCCCCAGGCGCCGCAGCAGGTGCTCGACTGGACGGGCTGCGGCAACAGCGTCAACCTCAACGAGCCACTGGTGCTGCGCGTGGCCATGGACAGTCTGCGCCGCTGGGTGGGTGAGTTCGGCGTGGACGGCTTCCGCTTCGATCTGGCCAGCACCCTGGCGCGCGGCCCGGCCCGGCTGGCGCACGAATTCCAGCCCGACGGCGCCTTTCTCAGCGCCATTTCCCAAGACCCGATGCTGTGCAACTGCCTGCTCGTGGCCGAACCCTGGGACCTAGGGCCGGGCGGCTACCGCCTCGGCGGGTTTCCGCCGGGTTGGCTGGAGTGGAACGACCGGTTCCGCGACACCCAGCGCGGCTTCTGGCTGCAACATCAAAACGCCCCGAGCGAATTCGCCACCCGTCTGGCCGGATCGAGCGATGTATTCAGCCCCGCGCTGCGCGGCGCGCACAGCAGCGTGAACTTCATCACCGCCCACGACGGTTTCACCCTGCGCGATCTGGTGAGCTACGCCCACCGCCACAACCACGCCAACGGCGAAGACAACCGCGACGGTCACGGTCACAACCTCAGCACCAACAACGGCGTCGAGGGGCCGACGCAGTCGCCCGACATCCTCACCGCCCGCGCCCGGCAGAGCCGCGCCCTGCTCGCCGTGTTGCTGCTCGCCCTGGGCACTCCGATGCTGCTGGCCGGCGACGAACTCGGCCACACCCAGCGCGGCAACAACAATGCCTACTGCCAGGACAACCCAACGTCCTGGATCGACTGGGCGCAGGCCGACCTCGGCCTGCGCGACTACGTCAGCGGCGTCATCGCCCTGCGCCGCGACCTGCCCGTGCTGCAGAGCCTGCACTGGTGGGCCCCCACCGCCACCGCTGCGCAAACTGGCGCCACCTGGTACCGCAGCGATGGCCAGCCGATGGAGCGCGCCGACTGGGAGCGCGACGATCACGGCGCCCTGATGGTGCAGCTCGGAGCGGCACGGCAGCAGGTTCTGATTCTTATCAATGCCGAGGGGCAAGAAGTGCCCTTTACCCTCCGGCCCGGGAACTGGATTCTTAGACTGTCCAGCGACAATGGCTTTGTCGCGCCCCTGGGCGAAACCCACGCGAAACCGCTGGGCCCGCAGCAGATGCTGCCGCCCACCAGCCTGTGGGTCGTCGCGCAGGAACCACCCGCCTCAACTCAGTCAGGAGAGTCACCGGCATGA
- a CDS encoding alpha-D-glucose phosphate-specific phosphoglucomutase produces the protein MKLVVRPANPFEGQRPGTSGLRKKVSVFQQPGYLDNFVQALFNVLGDARGKTLVVGGDGRFYNRVALQTILRMAAAHGYARVLVGQGGILSTPAMSAVIRKRGASGGIVLSASHNPGGPQGDFGIKYNIGNGGPAPESVTEAIYLRSREITEVRTVDSPDLPLDAPGTHALLDTQIEIIDPVADYCAVQRELFDFDAIRTLFARGFRLRLDTMWAVGGPYARALLEGELGAPKGTVVNAEPREDFGDLHPDPNPVNATDLIDHMAAADAPDMGAATDGDADRNMIVGRNFVVSPSDSLAVLAAHATRIPGYAPGLAGVARSMPTSTAVDRVAASLGVACFETPTGWKFFGNLLDADQVTLCGEESYGTGSNHIREKDGLWAVLFWLNLIAVTGKSVEQLVRELWVAHGRCVYSRHDYEGIPTEQADALMRDLRAALPELPGKTLAGEPVAVADDFAYTDPTDGSVSSQQGVRIILQSGSRVVFRLSGTGTEGATLRLYLERHEPDPARHDLPAQEALAPLIALAEQVAQVRHHTGMNAPSVMT, from the coding sequence ATGAAGCTCGTCGTTCGTCCCGCCAACCCCTTCGAAGGCCAGCGCCCCGGCACCTCCGGATTGCGCAAGAAGGTCAGCGTGTTCCAGCAGCCGGGTTATCTCGACAACTTCGTGCAGGCGCTGTTCAACGTCCTGGGAGACGCCCGCGGCAAGACCCTGGTGGTCGGCGGCGACGGGCGCTTCTACAACCGCGTGGCCCTCCAGACCATCTTGCGCATGGCCGCCGCGCACGGCTACGCCCGGGTGCTGGTGGGCCAGGGCGGCATTCTCTCCACTCCCGCGATGAGCGCCGTCATCCGCAAACGCGGCGCCAGTGGCGGCATCGTGCTGTCGGCCAGTCACAACCCCGGCGGGCCGCAAGGCGACTTCGGCATCAAATACAACATCGGCAACGGCGGCCCGGCGCCCGAGTCGGTCACCGAGGCCATCTATCTGCGCTCGCGCGAAATCACCGAAGTCCGCACGGTGGACAGCCCCGATCTGCCGCTGGACGCGCCCGGCACCCATGCGCTGCTGGACACGCAGATCGAGATCATCGACCCGGTGGCCGACTACTGCGCGGTGCAGCGCGAGCTGTTCGATTTCGACGCCATCCGCACCCTGTTCGCCCGCGGCTTCCGCCTGCGTCTGGACACCATGTGGGCCGTGGGCGGCCCCTACGCCCGCGCGCTGCTGGAAGGCGAGTTGGGCGCACCCAAGGGCACCGTGGTCAACGCCGAACCGCGCGAAGACTTCGGCGATCTGCACCCCGATCCCAATCCGGTCAACGCCACCGATCTCATCGACCACATGGCCGCGGCCGACGCGCCCGACATGGGCGCCGCCACCGATGGCGATGCCGACCGGAACATGATCGTCGGGCGCAACTTCGTGGTTTCGCCCTCCGACAGCCTCGCCGTGCTGGCGGCGCACGCCACGCGCATTCCGGGCTACGCGCCGGGGCTGGCGGGCGTGGCGCGCTCCATGCCCACCTCCACCGCGGTCGATCGTGTTGCCGCCTCGCTGGGCGTGGCCTGCTTTGAGACACCCACCGGCTGGAAGTTTTTCGGCAATCTGCTCGATGCCGACCAAGTCACCCTCTGCGGAGAAGAGAGCTACGGCACCGGCTCAAACCACATCCGCGAGAAAGACGGCCTGTGGGCCGTGCTGTTCTGGCTCAACCTCATCGCCGTGACCGGCAAGTCGGTGGAACAACTGGTGCGCGAACTGTGGGTCGCGCATGGCCGCTGCGTGTATTCGAGGCACGACTATGAAGGCATTCCCACCGAGCAGGCCGACGCGCTGATGCGCGACCTGCGCGCCGCGCTGCCTGAACTGCCCGGCAAGACCCTTGCGGGCGAGCCCGTGGCCGTGGCCGACGACTTCGCCTACACCGACCCCACCGACGGCAGCGTGAGCAGCCAGCAGGGCGTGCGCATCATTCTGCAAAGCGGTTCGCGCGTGGTGTTCCGGCTCTCGGGCACGGGCACCGAAGGCGCGACGCTGCGCCTCTACCTGGAACGCCACGAGCCCGACCCGGCACGCCACGATCTGCCCGCGCAGGAGGCGCTCGCCCCTCTCATCGCCCTGGCCGAGCAAGTGGCCCAGGTGCGCCACCACACCGGAATGAATGCCCCCAGCGTCATGACCTAA